One window of Camelus dromedarius isolate mCamDro1 chromosome 18, mCamDro1.pat, whole genome shotgun sequence genomic DNA carries:
- the LAMP5 gene encoding lysosome-associated membrane glycoprotein 5 isoform X1 — translation MDLRGRTVLSVDRLRFLLMLFYTMAGIMGEQEVENLSGLSTNPEKDIFVVRENGTTCLMAEFAAKFIVPYNVWASNSVDLLTEQADISLTRGAEVKGRCGHNESELQVFWVDRAYALKMLFVKQESHNMSKGPEAMWRLSKVQFVYDSSEKTHFKDAVDAGKHTANSHHLSALVTPAGKSYECQAQQTISLASSDSQKTITMILSAVHIQPFDIISDFVFSEEHKCPVDEREQLEETLPLILGLILGFVIVVTLVIYHIHHKMTANQVQVPRDRSQYKHMG, via the exons ATGGATCTCCGAGGAAGAACCGTTCTCAGCGTGGACAGACTTCGATTTCTTCTGATGCTGTTCT ATACAATGGCTGGAATCATGGGAGAACAAGAAGTGGAAAATCTTTCAGGCCTTTCGACTAATCCTGAAAAAGATATATTTGTGGTGCGGGAAAATGGGACGACGTGTCTCATGGCAGAGTTTGCAGCCAAATTTATTGTCCCTTATAATGTGTGGGCCAGCAATTCTGTCGAT CTGCTCACGGAACAAGCTGATATCTCACTGACCCGGGGAGCTGAGGTGAAGGGTCGCTGTGGCCACAACGAGTCGGAGCTGCAGGTGTTCTGGGTGGATCGCGCGTATGCACTCAAAATGCTGTTTGTAAAG CAGGAAAGTCACAACATGTCCAAGGGACCCGAGGCGATGTGGAGGCTGAGCAAGGTCCAGTTTGTCTACGACTCCTCGGAGAAGACCCATTTTAAAGACGCAGTGGACG CTGGGAAGCACACAGCCAACTCGCATCACCTCTCTGCCTTGGTCACCCCAGCTGGGAAGTCCTACGAGTGTCAAGCCCAGCAGACCATTTCACTGGCCTCCAGCGATTCGCAGAAGACCATCACCATGATCCTGTCTGCAGTCCACATCCAGCCCTTTGACATCATCTCTGATTTTGTCTTCAGTGAAG AGCATAAATGCCCAGTGGACGAGCGGGAGCAGTTGGAGGAAACCTTGCCTCTGATTTTGGGGCTCATCTTGGGCTTCGTCATTGTGGTAACGCTGGTGATTTACCACATCCACCACAAAATGACTGCCAACCAGGTCCAGGTCCCTAGGGACCGATCCCAATATAAGCACATGGGCTAG
- the LAMP5 gene encoding lysosome-associated membrane glycoprotein 5 isoform X2, giving the protein MDLRGRTVLSVDRLRFLLMLFYTMAGIMGEQEVENLSGLSTNPEKDIFVVRENGTTCLMAEFAAKFIVPYNVWASNSVDLLTEQADISLTRGAEVKGRCGHNESELQVFWVDRAYALKMLFVKESHNMSKGPEAMWRLSKVQFVYDSSEKTHFKDAVDAGKHTANSHHLSALVTPAGKSYECQAQQTISLASSDSQKTITMILSAVHIQPFDIISDFVFSEEHKCPVDEREQLEETLPLILGLILGFVIVVTLVIYHIHHKMTANQVQVPRDRSQYKHMG; this is encoded by the exons ATGGATCTCCGAGGAAGAACCGTTCTCAGCGTGGACAGACTTCGATTTCTTCTGATGCTGTTCT ATACAATGGCTGGAATCATGGGAGAACAAGAAGTGGAAAATCTTTCAGGCCTTTCGACTAATCCTGAAAAAGATATATTTGTGGTGCGGGAAAATGGGACGACGTGTCTCATGGCAGAGTTTGCAGCCAAATTTATTGTCCCTTATAATGTGTGGGCCAGCAATTCTGTCGAT CTGCTCACGGAACAAGCTGATATCTCACTGACCCGGGGAGCTGAGGTGAAGGGTCGCTGTGGCCACAACGAGTCGGAGCTGCAGGTGTTCTGGGTGGATCGCGCGTATGCACTCAAAATGCTGTTTGTAAAG GAAAGTCACAACATGTCCAAGGGACCCGAGGCGATGTGGAGGCTGAGCAAGGTCCAGTTTGTCTACGACTCCTCGGAGAAGACCCATTTTAAAGACGCAGTGGACG CTGGGAAGCACACAGCCAACTCGCATCACCTCTCTGCCTTGGTCACCCCAGCTGGGAAGTCCTACGAGTGTCAAGCCCAGCAGACCATTTCACTGGCCTCCAGCGATTCGCAGAAGACCATCACCATGATCCTGTCTGCAGTCCACATCCAGCCCTTTGACATCATCTCTGATTTTGTCTTCAGTGAAG AGCATAAATGCCCAGTGGACGAGCGGGAGCAGTTGGAGGAAACCTTGCCTCTGATTTTGGGGCTCATCTTGGGCTTCGTCATTGTGGTAACGCTGGTGATTTACCACATCCACCACAAAATGACTGCCAACCAGGTCCAGGTCCCTAGGGACCGATCCCAATATAAGCACATGGGCTAG